One window from the genome of Rariglobus hedericola encodes:
- the glf gene encoding UDP-galactopyranose mutase, protein MSATYDYVIVGAGFSGLVLAERLGSIGKRCLVIEKRDHIGGNCYDRKDRHGLFYHVYGPHYFRTYSAQVRAYLSRFTEWNEVRYQVRVFTRGTYWSFPVNLETFRQLKAAPAATEDDFKQYLKDNALDIPSPANAKEAILSVAGRELYDLFYAGYTAKQWGRPPESLDASVTQRIPIRTNADDRYFQEDFQALPSEGYTRMFERLLAASGAELRLETDYRHALPGLTYGHLIYTGPIDEYFDCRWGPLPYRTLRFELDEVPAGPDGFAQPALQINYPGPEPFTRTVEVKHVTGQSSPWTNIVREFPGEYQAGQSEPYYPLPGAESRALAERYRMLAADEPNVTFVGRLAQYRYLNMDQIVAGALHTFEKLQER, encoded by the coding sequence ATGAGCGCGACCTATGATTATGTCATCGTCGGGGCTGGATTTTCCGGTCTCGTCCTCGCGGAGCGGCTCGGCTCAATCGGCAAACGCTGCCTTGTAATCGAAAAACGCGATCACATCGGCGGCAACTGCTACGACCGCAAAGACCGTCACGGCTTGTTCTACCACGTTTACGGTCCGCATTATTTTCGGACGTATTCAGCCCAAGTTCGCGCGTATCTCAGCCGCTTCACGGAATGGAATGAAGTGCGCTATCAGGTCCGCGTATTCACCCGTGGCACCTACTGGAGCTTTCCCGTCAACCTGGAGACTTTTCGCCAGCTTAAGGCCGCACCCGCCGCCACCGAGGATGACTTCAAGCAATACCTCAAGGATAACGCCCTCGATATCCCGTCACCCGCCAACGCGAAAGAAGCCATCCTCTCCGTCGCCGGACGTGAGCTCTACGATCTGTTCTACGCAGGTTACACCGCCAAGCAATGGGGCCGCCCGCCCGAGTCCCTCGATGCATCGGTCACCCAGCGCATCCCCATTCGCACCAACGCCGACGACCGCTATTTCCAAGAAGACTTTCAAGCGCTACCCAGCGAAGGCTATACGAGAATGTTTGAACGGTTGCTGGCGGCATCCGGCGCGGAATTGCGTCTCGAAACCGATTACCGACACGCGTTGCCCGGGCTCACTTACGGACACCTGATTTATACCGGACCGATCGACGAATACTTTGATTGCCGTTGGGGCCCGCTCCCCTACCGCACGCTCCGCTTCGAACTCGACGAAGTGCCCGCCGGTCCCGATGGATTCGCGCAACCCGCACTTCAAATCAATTACCCGGGCCCGGAGCCCTTTACACGCACCGTCGAGGTAAAACACGTAACCGGCCAGTCTTCACCTTGGACCAACATCGTCCGCGAGTTTCCGGGCGAATACCAAGCCGGCCAGAGCGAGCCTTATTATCCGCTGCCAGGAGCTGAAAGCCGCGCCCTCGCCGAACGCTACCGCATGCTGGCCGCGGATGAACCCAACGTGACCTTCGTCGGTCGTCTCGCCCAATATCGCTACCTCAACATGGACCAGATCGTAGCGGGAGCCTTGCACACCTTCGAAAAACTGCAGGAACGCTGA
- a CDS encoding ArnT family glycosyltransferase, giving the protein MSLESQENNPVRPPMHERTVWLLFVAGLLMYAMMRLYRIEDFPIYFFTDEAVHMVQFRAMMENGWHSTEIPREFLPAYFVNGGMFNLSLSVYVQGIAGLLFGQTVETVRITSVLFSLTGAVALALMLRKVFRIREWWVVVPILAVLPCWFLHSRTGFETVLMVTAYSWFLYFYSRYRAGEPRWVVGAMLSGAAVFYAYAPGQGIMFMTGLLLLVSDGRYHWQNRKWFLAGAALALVLFVPYLRFRWLHPEMLSGHLAILESYWVKPIPLTEKLVIFLNNYLSCISPRYWFFAETDIAIRHLVPGHAHIPFWLAPFALGGMAVCVYKWRDPAHRMILLVFLATPFSSALVSPMVTRLLAVTVPFALCAALGFGFLMDRFAGRWLVSLRVFVLVGLSLAGAFLVRDALRKPRAKGIDYGLYGYQWGAQAVYRDLIPVYLQTDPAANIIITHITYNSPEVFPAFFGWMNQNRVIFASLADIETGETLPEPKDLVLLSNAEFLRLENNPKITAVTKRAEVKLPDGNPGFYLVQLDLDAGFVAATRKARGHGIRPMSDRALLNGVPVSFALTGAESGRAEDLAKGLEITSEAGKPINLQMFFDVSLRFRSVEVHSRKGAVSRISIWGFKRGQLVNSRVGYWGESPVALIAAGDFYDSVRIELTGGPGLVNTLTKVVLIPEAGKAEQP; this is encoded by the coding sequence ATGAGTTTGGAATCTCAGGAAAATAATCCGGTGCGGCCGCCGATGCATGAGCGAACCGTGTGGCTGCTGTTTGTTGCGGGCTTGTTGATGTATGCGATGATGCGCCTGTATCGGATCGAAGATTTTCCGATCTATTTTTTCACCGATGAGGCGGTCCACATGGTTCAGTTCCGGGCCATGATGGAAAATGGCTGGCACTCTACGGAAATTCCGCGGGAGTTTTTGCCGGCTTATTTCGTCAACGGCGGAATGTTCAACCTGTCCTTGAGTGTTTATGTTCAAGGAATCGCCGGATTGTTATTCGGGCAAACGGTTGAGACCGTCCGCATTACGTCAGTGCTGTTCAGCCTTACCGGAGCGGTCGCGCTGGCATTGATGTTGCGCAAGGTATTCCGCATCCGCGAATGGTGGGTGGTCGTGCCGATACTGGCGGTGCTGCCATGCTGGTTTTTGCACAGCCGCACGGGATTTGAAACGGTGCTGATGGTCACTGCCTACAGCTGGTTCCTATATTTTTATTCACGGTATCGCGCGGGCGAACCACGTTGGGTAGTTGGTGCCATGCTTTCGGGTGCCGCGGTATTTTACGCCTATGCACCGGGGCAGGGCATCATGTTCATGACGGGGTTGCTGCTGTTGGTTTCTGACGGGCGCTATCACTGGCAGAATCGAAAATGGTTTTTGGCCGGCGCGGCTCTGGCGCTGGTGCTGTTCGTGCCCTATCTCCGATTCAGATGGCTGCATCCGGAAATGCTTTCGGGCCATCTGGCCATTCTTGAAAGCTATTGGGTGAAGCCAATTCCACTGACGGAAAAGTTGGTGATTTTTCTTAACAATTACCTGTCGTGTATCTCGCCTCGTTATTGGTTTTTTGCCGAGACTGACATTGCGATCAGGCACCTCGTGCCGGGTCATGCCCATATTCCATTTTGGCTGGCGCCCTTCGCTTTGGGTGGGATGGCGGTATGTGTTTATAAATGGCGTGATCCGGCTCACCGGATGATTCTGCTAGTGTTTTTAGCCACGCCTTTCAGCAGTGCCTTGGTCTCTCCGATGGTGACACGACTACTAGCGGTCACGGTTCCTTTCGCACTATGTGCCGCATTGGGGTTTGGTTTTCTGATGGATAGATTTGCCGGACGATGGTTGGTGTCCCTGCGAGTTTTCGTGCTGGTGGGTTTATCTTTGGCGGGGGCATTTCTTGTGCGAGATGCGCTACGGAAACCTCGCGCCAAGGGGATTGATTATGGGCTTTATGGGTATCAGTGGGGCGCGCAGGCGGTCTATCGTGATTTGATTCCCGTCTATTTGCAGACAGATCCCGCAGCCAATATCATCATCACTCACATCACTTATAACTCGCCTGAAGTATTTCCGGCGTTTTTCGGTTGGATGAATCAAAACAGAGTCATTTTTGCCAGTCTGGCTGACATTGAGACGGGCGAAACTTTACCGGAGCCCAAGGACTTGGTTTTGTTGAGCAACGCGGAATTTTTGCGGTTGGAAAACAACCCGAAAATCACCGCAGTCACCAAGCGGGCAGAAGTGAAATTGCCTGATGGAAATCCAGGGTTTTATCTTGTGCAGCTCGACCTGGATGCCGGCTTCGTAGCGGCGACGCGCAAAGCGCGTGGCCATGGAATAAGGCCGATGTCTGATCGTGCTTTGCTGAATGGCGTGCCCGTTTCGTTTGCTTTGACCGGTGCCGAAAGCGGTCGTGCGGAGGATCTGGCCAAGGGGCTGGAGATAACGAGTGAAGCAGGGAAGCCGATCAATCTGCAGATGTTCTTCGACGTGTCGCTGAGGTTTAGGAGCGTGGAAGTTCATTCACGAAAAGGTGCCGTATCACGTATCTCCATCTGGGGATTCAAGCGCGGGCAGCTGGTCAATTCACGCGTAGGATACTGGGGCGAGTCACCCGTTGCTTTGATTGCGGCCGGTGATTTTTATGACTCGGTGCGTATCGAGTTGACGGGTGGGCCGGGGTTGGTGAATACGCTGACCAAAGTCGTGCTGATTCCTGAAGCAGGCAAGGCGGAGCAGCCATGA
- a CDS encoding glycosyltransferase family 2 protein, with amino-acid sequence MTSAPSPELVLIVPVYNEEETIIPVLTEWRQALAPSISQFVILVIDDGSTDGTSAKLASLDWPELRVHTHTNRGHGQSCLVGYRQAAALGASHVFQIDSDGQCDPAGFPDAWSNRSRATAIYGRRTTRDDGWARKLVTRVLRLSLRWMHSTRLNDTNVPFRLYPATLAAKTADRIPPSFELANIAMALLLEPQGFIELPIHFRDRAGGHASVRWTGFAQKALRLFRDLKTIRHERDL; translated from the coding sequence ATGACCAGCGCTCCTTCGCCTGAACTTGTTTTAATCGTTCCCGTTTATAACGAGGAAGAAACGATTATTCCGGTTCTGACCGAATGGCGCCAAGCCTTGGCCCCGAGCATCAGCCAATTCGTCATCCTGGTGATCGACGACGGCTCGACCGATGGCACCTCCGCGAAACTGGCGTCGCTCGACTGGCCCGAACTGCGCGTTCACACGCATACCAATCGCGGACACGGTCAAAGTTGTCTCGTGGGTTACCGGCAGGCCGCTGCCTTGGGGGCGTCCCATGTCTTCCAAATCGATTCCGACGGACAATGCGATCCGGCCGGATTTCCGGATGCTTGGAGCAATCGCTCCCGCGCCACCGCGATCTATGGGCGTCGCACCACGCGTGACGATGGTTGGGCGCGAAAATTGGTGACGCGGGTGCTGCGCCTGAGTCTGCGCTGGATGCATTCCACCCGCCTCAACGATACCAACGTGCCCTTCCGTCTGTATCCCGCCACGCTCGCCGCCAAAACGGCTGATCGCATCCCCCCGTCCTTCGAACTCGCCAACATTGCGATGGCGCTCCTGCTGGAGCCCCAAGGCTTCATCGAACTGCCCATCCATTTTCGGGATCGCGCGGGCGGCCATGCCTCCGTGCGCTGGACGGGGTTCGCCCAAAAAGCGCTGAGACTTTTTCGCGATTTGAAAACCATCCGGCATGAGCGCGACCTATGA